Proteins found in one Methanobrevibacter sp. genomic segment:
- a CDS encoding HemK2/MTQ2 family protein methyltransferase, which produces MGKFEIETDDLVYNPSDDTFLLAENLEIKEGMSVLEIGTGSGLVSMYASLLTDDVTATDINYNALELAEKNFKLNNIDNIKLKFGDLFEPVKNEKFDVILFNTPYLPTDSDDIINDDLNYAFDGGLDGRKVIDRFIEEAPNHLNDKGIIQMIQSSLSDNDKTLNMFDRNGFIAEIAQSERFFFEEIVLINAYKI; this is translated from the coding sequence ATAGGAAAATTTGAAATAGAAACAGATGATTTGGTTTACAACCCTTCAGATGACACTTTCCTTTTAGCTGAAAACCTTGAAATCAAAGAAGGCATGAGTGTTCTTGAAATAGGAACCGGATCAGGGCTTGTTTCCATGTATGCAAGTCTCTTAACAGATGATGTGACTGCAACTGACATCAACTACAATGCTCTTGAGCTTGCAGAGAAAAACTTCAAGCTAAACAATATAGACAATATAAAACTTAAGTTTGGAGACCTGTTCGAACCTGTGAAAAATGAAAAGTTTGATGTAATTTTATTTAATACTCCATATCTCCCTACTGATTCAGATGACATTATCAATGACGATTTAAATTATGCATTTGACGGCGGATTAGATGGAAGAAAAGTCATAGATAGGTTCATAGAAGAAGCGCCAAATCATTTAAATGACAAAGGAATTATTCAGATGATACAGTCCTCATTATCTGACAATGATAAGACCTTGAATATGTTTGATAGAAATGGATTCATAGCTGAAATAGCTCAAAGCGAGAGGTTCTTCTTCGAAGAGATTGTTTTAATCAATGCTTATAAGATTTAA
- a CDS encoding 4Fe-4S double cluster binding domain-containing protein, translating to MNIEEKNSKQIEEYLKSKGAVVVGFASLEGIKNVPEEYPNSILIGIPIEKEALKTIYTDDQSLYVESMKELGLKLNDIILDGEEYIKNTMNYNALAISRERVAGELKDLASKIPHKTTGTRSGIGWIGRCALLISPKYGAALRLSTLLTDMPIKVGIPIDDSLCDDCTDCQDACPVDAINEVKWDSRKEREEYFDAEKCFEFIKEEMKRTHGKSLCAKCGLACPYTKEYLGIETDRDLIKEIYPLKKKKKLFLRNNIKKE from the coding sequence ATGAATATTGAAGAAAAAAATTCAAAACAAATAGAAGAGTACCTCAAATCAAAAGGTGCAGTAGTTGTAGGGTTTGCTAGTTTAGAAGGTATAAAAAATGTTCCTGAGGAATATCCAAACAGCATTTTGATTGGAATTCCAATAGAAAAGGAAGCATTGAAAACCATTTACACTGATGACCAGTCACTTTATGTTGAAAGCATGAAAGAGTTGGGACTGAAATTAAATGATATAATCCTTGATGGTGAGGAATACATCAAAAACACCATGAATTATAATGCACTGGCCATTTCAAGGGAAAGAGTTGCTGGAGAATTAAAGGATCTTGCAAGCAAAATACCTCATAAAACAACAGGAACACGTTCAGGAATCGGGTGGATTGGAAGATGTGCATTGCTCATTAGTCCAAAATATGGAGCGGCACTTAGACTCTCTACACTCCTTACAGATATGCCTATTAAGGTGGGAATACCTATTGACGACTCACTGTGTGATGACTGTACAGACTGCCAAGATGCCTGTCCAGTTGATGCAATAAATGAAGTGAAATGGGACTCCAGAAAGGAAAGAGAAGAATACTTCGATGCAGAAAAGTGCTTTGAATTCATAAAAGAAGAGATGAAAAGGACACATGGAAAGAGTTTATGCGCTAAATGTGGTCTAGCTTGCCCTTACACTAAAGAGTATTTAGGAATAGAAACAGATAGAGATTTAATAAAAGAAATCTATCCATTAAAAAAAAAAAAAAAACTATTTTTAAGAAATAATATTAAAAAAGAATAA